The Glycine soja cultivar W05 chromosome 4, ASM419377v2, whole genome shotgun sequence genomic sequence TGGGTGTGGTCTGGAGATTCAGCGGGTCGCTATTCAACAAGAACTGCATACAATATGTTAAGGGAAGAAACAACAACTGCTAGACAGAAGGACTATTTCGAGAAGCTATGGAAAATAAAGATTCCAGCTAGGATAGCAGTTTTTGCATGGAGATTGCTAAGAGACAGATTGCCAACAAGACAGAATTTGAGAAGGAGACAAGTACAACTCATAGATATGCAATGCCCTTTTTGCAGAAATACAGAGGAGGGCGCATCCCATTTGTTTTTCCATTGCTGTAAAATACAACCCATTTGGTGGGACACTATGTCATGGCTTTAGATTAAAGGTGATTTCCCGTTTAGTCCAAAGCAGCACTTTCTTCAGCACTATGGTGTTCAAATTGATGGAGTAAGGACAAACAGATGGCAATACTGGTGGTTAGCCTTAACTTGGTCTATTTGGAAGCTTAGAAATAGTATAGTGTTGTCAAATGCAACTTTCAATGGCAATTCACTACCTGAAGATGCAATGTTTCTACTTTGGTCTTGGCTTAGGAGTTTCGAGAAAGACTTTACAGTCCATTTTAATCAATGGGCAAGTAGCTTTACACAAAGTTTCATGCAGCAGCAGAGGATTACATAGTTAGGAATCTACTTTATGTAAATCTTATATGAAATTAGTATCCATAGAGTGGTTCCCTTTCAGAATATGAATGTCTGGCTGTGGAACCACTTGTATGGTTCTCTTGTACtatcagtacctctggtactctattcaatatatatattatctttgttgagcaaaaaaaaatatttggtgtAGTCCTTTTAAAGGTGttgcatataatattttaaatcaaacaccAGTATGCaacattttaaatcaaacaccaatatataacattttaaagcaaacaccagtatataacattttaaatcaaacaccAGTATATACATACTAGTTCCTACGTACGTACCTGGAGTTGCTATAACCCTAAAGAGCTTCAACAACAATGTGAATTAAAAGTAGTATATGATAACCTGGAAAAAAAACCATAGTCCATGTCAtacgtttgaaattgaaatctAGTTATATAGATGATAAGGACAACCTTGCAATATACTATGTGGTCAGTTATCCAATGCCTAATCAACtcttatataaaaaacttttttttaactacaaaactgaaattggaggaaaatgtaatttattctGCAAACTTTTAGGGTACGATTGTGTTCAAAATAGTTTTGGAacttcttaaatttttaaaattattaagtttATTATCTGTATGGTTATTGTTAACTGTATTTATCTTTTGGCCTTGTCAACCATTAATATCCAATGATACATAGGCCTACGATATACTTTGGCCTAGTTTTGATTACCTTTTACCTTATGTTAGCCTTTCAGTAGTAAAACTCTATAGGCCAAGAATGTCTACCTCTATTATGTTGGTAGGTGTTTTCTTTTGATGTTGTGGATTCTGATGGTGGAGAAATTGGGGCAACTTGCTTCAATGCTGTGGCTGATCAATTCTACAATGTTATCGAAGCTGGTAAGGTATCATTGAAGCTGGTAAGATTCTATAGGTGAGTGTGATAGGCAAGGCAAGTAACTAGGGGATTAATAGAGAAAATTGCTATTCAAATTTGGGCTAAAACTTTTTAGGTGTAAGGTAAGTGCTTTCAAGTCATGGATTGTAAAGATGGAGGCATATATGCCATATACCACCTCCATGATTACTGTCCTACATAGAAAAAACCAATCAAGTGCTCCTCCACTACAACAATTAGTGCATATATTAGTTAGAAAGGGAAGGGAACAAAAGAAATACGAATATATCTTATCAACTATTTCACCCTtccctctctctttttcttcctttctatCTTGTAGCCCCACTCTCAGGTTGTCTATAAATTAGACATGCATGCAAGACTATTGGATGAAGCAAAAAACAAAGAACCCTGcctagaaaaaaaatggagtacTCTAATGGATTCCCTAGAAAAAGAGATGTTTCTCTTCAGGAACTTAGCAAAAGGCTTGATGAGTTTGCTAAAGTAAAAGGATGGGATCAATATCATAGTCCCAGAAATCTTCTTTTAGCTCTTGtaagtaaaaaatatacatatatgtcATATTTACCTAAATTGATGATattgaaatttctttaattaatatataattaatgaagcattctatattaattatttattatgtagGTGGGAGAGCTTTCTGAGATCTTACAGTGGAAAGGAGAGGTTGCAAAGGGATTGCCCAATTGGAGTTCTGATGATAAGGAGCACTTAGAGGAAGAGCTTTCAGATGTTTTGCTTTATTTAGTGCATCTTGCTGATGTTTGTGGGCTAGATCTTGGACAAGCTGCTCTGACTAAAATAGTGAAGAATGCTCATAAATACCCAGTTACTAGTACTAATTACACCAACAATTCCACTTACAACTAGCAATTAAGCTGTTAATTTCTCAGTCTTTTTCTTCATGTACTAGTATGCTTTAATTTAGTGCTACCTACCCGAAAAAATAATTGCATCTATCTATCTTCTCTTGGTTTTAGTTTTCAAACTGAGTCACTGCCACTTAATTCAATCCTGACCGTGTAAGAAGAGGAAAccttaatttaaagaaaaaaaatttaagtatttgatAATTTGTGTTATGCTATCTTAATCCTGACTGTGTAAATTCTGTTGCACTTTGTGATTTTTTATACTGATCTGTGGGTTTAGTACTTGGGGACTGAACTGGACTAGATGCTGAACTAGAAGCTAGAATAGGTATGTCAGTGTTAGACTGAACTGACTGATGATTAGAAGAGGACTGTGCAGAAACAGATGTAGACTGTCCAACATCAGGAGAATTGagattgtaacatcccaatttttgtaatctagattaaaaaggattgttatttataaataaatagagttttagaaaaatgattagattttataaataaataaataaggagatataattattaattaaaataatgatttgagagaaaataaaaagggtatttcatttatttgtttgatagaaaataaaatagagtttgtttttataaaataaataaataaataaatatagaataaataataggctgaataccctaggtataaatagttatgttaagtcaggtgcCTTTTTTtgcctcatttttgtttttcctcttctcctctcaaaattctttctttttcccgtaGCCCACCAAACTTGTCTCAGAAAAAAgacgatctcggactcgttcaccgttggatcgtcgtgaaatttgagtaccacgttcgcaacccaatttcgaaatttcttaccattgggaatttcaaaatcatatctgaggttagaggaaaacccttcgcattgtagcattttaaattcccgcagaaacccaaaactgtctcggtaaaattacgatcccggtttccttaaccgttggatttttatgaaatttggatatgttgttcgaaattcagttGCGCAGACTTCCACTGTTGGGATATTTGAGATAATATTCgcggagggagaaaaaggaatcgcatgaagacagtacaagtggaggtttcaatctcttctccgtctctctgacgtttgggaattctatcggagcagtcggagaaATAACTGAatgaatctcagggaaccgctagagatgttactatcgctggctgaagacacgtgagtccgctcagaggtaagggatgagttattcacaattgggaactagtgagaacatgtgtagggatccttagagatatcaattggaatgagttttggggtgtttttgcaatttcattttatccttataattattatagtgaattatatatgtttgacagaccaattgttgtgaaattgatatgctattgtattgagcgtgaaccctataaattaagtactttttctaattaatatgaattgatgaaataaagtaaagagaaatttagaaagagatattgatttggtattttctctttttcttgttgtttaagtttttatatataatttaaaaaattaatatcataattgaaactgaccaaagtgttcatataattatttagaatttgtgcattgaaagcttactttgaaatttgtgatttaatatgatgtatgctagtttatatatagagaggtagttatttatattaataatttatgtaaataatattgtagagtgttatagtatgattccaaaaattattaagtgttggagtttgagaatattatggttaaatttcatgaacatgtgtatgttgtaccttatgaatatcattggaaatgttatgagatggttgatgtgatgttatgagatgttaaagtgtggacatgatattcgattgtgaataagtggatgtgtttaacacttgatgttacattaattgtatcgtgagctatgaattatacaataacccgaccagtgcttatgcgcagtgttaaagagaaagtgtaagttcctagttaggaaccagtgttaaattgtagcgcaattgtgttaaacatgtttgaaacatgagtgtgaggtcgtggtattgtataattcatgagcaatatttataaatgaaatatgtgatgaattgtggaataatatgttgccttgagattgagtaaaagtgtaaagtaaaacaggtgttgaattgtgagatacgtgaaaacatgtgatggtggattgtgacattatgagatgtgaaattgtgaatgagttttggctgtgaataagtgtgtgattaactcttgatgtgacattatttgtgtaagctgtgaattgtacaataacccgaccagtgttatcttgagaaaagtgtaaatgcgcagtgttaaagagaaagtgtaggttcctatttaggaaccagtgttaaattgtagtgcaatatgttgtacgtgtttaagacacgagtgtgaggttgtgagtattgtataattcactagcagtgtttatgtgctaaaatgattttaggggttggacctgaatcaggagggagaggccttgacggactcttcggagtgtaggccttgggggtcattgggtttgagtgctcctttaagcctatgctgatcccatatggttggagcattctcgcaaaacatcgtgaccctgactggtctccctatgatcttacttagtgagagtgacctgacaaacccattgtgtggtgtgtcttgttatgtactcctaagcgccccagggtggtttttcactgacatggtaccacattgcatatatgcttgagtcttagcataactgtctcatgcgcttgctaattgttcattatgaaattgatgtgttattatgtcttgatctgagtgtgtgattcttgtgtattgtgatcgatgattgaaaggtgtgattgatgattgaaaagtgaattttgaatgacaaagtgatgaaataatgtgagatatgctaagtaaattgtatttggctactatatgttgttttgtttctctctagtagttaggaatgtgataactcactcccggtttgttgtttgtgtttggatcctgtgatgatcttgaaccttgtgttcgggggagcagacgGCTAGGTGAAGTGCTTAAAGGAACCTTGTgttgaaggacgtcgggacacaatgctttgataggatgtgacagtgggacataaattttatattaattgcataatgttagtctattttattttatctcactgatttaacaaaatatttttgtaaattttgacggccttgtttcgagccgaatatatttttaataagttttaattgataatagtgaagtgaaggTGAATCTTTTACccgtgtgaatttggttaccgatatttttttatatattttatttatttatatgtcggggtagagggtgtcacagagATGACCGGAAACATAGGAGGTATGAGTTTGAGTGGGTTGACGGGAATTAGAAGTAGGATGTGAAAGATTTGGAGACTGAATGATAGGAATGGAATGAAACTGAAAAGGAATGGAGGAGGAAGTGGACTGACCGAGAGAAGTAAAAGTTTCAAACAAGTCAGCATAGGGAAACTTGGACTCATTGAAAATGACATCCTTGGAGATATAAATTCTGCCTGAAGAAGACATACATTTATACCCTTTATGAGAGGTAGAATAACCCAAGAAAAGGCATTCAGCAGATCTAAAGTCTACCTTGTGATTGTTGTAGGGTCTACGTAAAGGGAAAGAAGCACATccaaaggttttgagaaaagtATAATATGGAAACTGTTGGAACAACATATGATAGGTTACTAAAAAATTTAGTGATGTTGTGGGTAGTCTGTTTATAAGATAGACAGTTGTGCAAAAGGCAACATCCCAAAATTTAAGTGGTAAGGAAGCATGATGCAGTGATGACCAAGTTCTACAATATGACTGTGTTTTCATTCAACAACCTCATTTTTATGATGAGTGTGAGGACAAATTAGCCTATGTTGAATGCCACAGCTAGCTGAAAAGGATGTAAATGGCCTAAACTCTCCTCCCCAATCAGTTTGAagacttttaattttgaaattaaactgTAATTCTGCCATACCCTTGAACTTTTGAAAAATGTTGAGGATTTCATATTTACTTTTAAGAAGATAAATCCAAGTGAAACGAGAATAAGCACCAACAAAAGTTATATAATAGAAAAATCCATTAGTTGAAGAGACATGAGAGGGTCCTCATAGATTACTATAAACCAAATCAAGAGAAGTATAGATAGAttcagaagaagaaggaagTCTGTGAGACTTTCTACTCTTTTTCTCATCTCTTCCAGCCTTTCCATCCTCGTCTGCACCATACAAAACTAGTTGCTTACAGTAAGAGTAATCTCTATTCtctttgaatataaaatatagaaaataaaagataaatcttGAGTGCTGCAGATGCGCAGAACATCTACCCTAAACCCATGTCCTTGTCCTCTCACCTACATAGGTCCTTGCTTTCCTTGCCATCTGCCACATTTATAGGTACTAggtaattatagaacaaattacaCCTTTTGCCTACATGAGAGATTGATTCTCTGCTACCCCATCCATTTCTCCTAGTAAACAACCAACATACGGTTCAATGTCTATCATATAAACTACAGAGTAAATATTTATGAAGTTTATGAAGattcatattcatatttattgTATAAGTGGTTGCAAAGATCGAGTCATTAATCATTATGCACACAGAGTTAAATATAAGTTTTGTCCCTTGATGTGTTTGCATTAGAGGCATTGCCTGGAGATGGAACTTTGATAGAGACATACCTTCAGCCAATTGGTTCAACACTTGCTGTACAAGAGAAGTATGTTGCAAGTCTTTTGGTAGATaatccaaaaccgatgttaccatattcatcttaacatcatgttaacatcggttttttaaataaccgatgttaacatgaagtagttaacatcgattttgctaaaaccgatgttaagtaactccatttaattacaaaaatgtcaccgcgctttcgttaacatcggtttcgcaataaccgatgttaatggagagatgtagaaagccttttttttagtagtgaaggTCAAGTGCTCCATCAGTTCTGAAGTTGAAAAGTCAAATATTGAATGACTACTAATGGGTGGTCATGACTACTAATTGGTGATAATGACTACTAAATAgattcttgatggtagaataCTTATATATAGCACATGTGTTTGGTCCCTgagtttacatattttattttcgtCTGATAAACCATCTACAGAGAGAGTGGGAGCTTGgaataaccaaaataaaatagttcTTTCATGACAATAACAGGAggtatattttcattttgttttccgCATTTGTTAATGACCTAAGTTTCATTTTGTAGTTTGTAACATTACacgttttatatttatattttagtctaaCGAGAATTTGTCATCCCTATTGCTGGTACTCTAGATTGAGAAGAAAGTGTAAcctcatcttttattttcttgttttatcacCATTACAatctaaaaattactctttatttttctttaacatcattgtgttggaaataaggctttttatgtttaggaaaagtgtttaggaatattggagactttgaatagaaacttgatagaaaggagaattctttatggaggagagaactttgtatttttgcttgatacaaatgtgtaggattacatctctatttatactactctaaggagaactctagacacactaattctagagagttctcaactctagagatccaaagagtattctagagaatattacaaccataagaaatatctagacactccaaacactacaagaattctctagaaacaTGACTCATAATTACTTAAGTccaaaataactaagtccaaggaaccaaataattaatttaggcccaaatcaagtttatatttcaacatccccccttaaacttgatttgtgactcCAAGCATACTCCTTAGCTTTACGAAAGTTTCCAACTTGAGTGTCTTTGTGAAAATGTCGGCAGCTTGATCTTGAGACATCACATACTTCAACTTTACCTCCTTCTTCTCAATGCATTTTCTTATGAAGTGGTAACGGGTGTCGATGTGCTTTCTTCTTTCATGAAAGACTGGATTCTTTGCCAAAGCGAGTGCTGATTTATTGTCAACACATATTTCCATAGGTTCTTCTTGTggcatttttaactttttcaacAAGTTCCTTAGCCAAATTGCATGACAAACGCATGATGTGGCAGCGACATACTCGGCTTCACAAGTTGATAGTGTGACTATTGGTTGCTTCtttgacatccaagtgaaagcaGTATCTCCCATAAAGAACACAAAACCagtagtgctctttctatcatccAAGTCTCCACTCCAATCGCTATCACTATAGCCAACAATGTCATAATTGTTAGAAGAGTAATAGTGCAAGCCAAAGTTTGTTGTACCTTTGATGTATCGAAGGATTCTCTTTGCCGCCTTGAAGTGAGTTGTGGTTGGAGCTTCCATGTAGCGACTTACTACTCCTACAACATAGAGAATATCCGGCCTTGTACATGTCAAGTAACGTAAACTTCCAACCAAACTTTTGTAAAGAGTTGGATCCacattctctcctttttcatgCTTGCTCAACTTGCTGCCACATTCCATCGGGGTGCCAACTGGATTGgcatcatccatcttgaacttCTTAAGGACTTCTTTGGCATAGCCTTCTTGGATGATGAAAATTCCTTTGTCTTCTTGTTTTACTTCGATGCCGAGATAATATGCCATGAGCCCCATATCcgtcatctcaaattcatttgACATATCTTTCTTGAACTCTTCGAACATGCTTGGATTGTTCCCTGTAAAGATCAAGTCATCTACATAtaaacacacaatcaaaatatCTCCACTTTGCGCTTTGATATAGAGTGCATGCTCATATGGACACTTGATGAAGTTCTTGTCTTGAAAGTACTTGTCGATTCGAACATTCCAAGCTCTCGGTGCTTGCTTGAGACCGTACAACGCCTTCTTCAACTTCAAGACTTTTCCTTCTTGCCCTTTTACTTCATAGCCCAGTGGTTGCTCAATATAGACTTCTTCTTCGAGAAAACCATTCAAGAAGGCtgacttcacatccatttgatagatcTTCCATTTATTTTGGGCTGCCAAAGAAATGATCAGTCTAATAGTTTCAAGACGAGCAACAGGAGCAAATACCTCATCATAGTCAATTCCTTGTCTTTGACTATAGCCTTTAGACACCAATCTTGCTTTGTATCTCTCCACATCTCCTTTAGCATTCTTCTTTGCCTTGTACACCCATCTTACTCTGATTGCTTTATGTCCTCGTGGAAGTGTAGTAAGTTCCCATGTATCATTCTTCGTGATTGACTTGATTTCTTTGTCCATGGCGTCTTTCCACTTTATGTTTTCCGCCGCTTCTTGATAGTTTAGAGGCTCACAATCACCAAAAAGACAAAAGAGGTTAATGTCGTTTAGGTTTTTGGTTACCTCATAAATCTCTTCAATGCTCCTTAGTCGCGGTGTCCTCTCACTTGAACTTGTTTCATCCAGCCTTGGTGTCGGTGAGGCAGGTGGTGTAATATGTTCCTCTATGATTGGTTGTTTaatttcatcatcttcttcaaaataaggaagaaaatcaTACTTATCTTCTTGAACACTCCAATCCCAACAATCTTCTTCGTCGAACTCCACGTCGCGACTTATGACGATCTTTCTACTATTTGGATTATAGAGCTTGTACCCCTTGGATCTTGAGTCGTAACCCACAAACACGTACTTCTCACTTTTATCATCGAGTTTTGTCCTCTTTTCGTCTGGAACATGGGTATAGGCAATGCTTCCAAACACTTTGAGGTGAGAGATCCCGGGCTTCCTTCCACTCCATGCTTCTTGTGGTGTCTTCTCATGCACGCTTcttgttggggaacggtttgtTAGGTAAACTGCACATGCCACTGCTTCAGCCCAAAACTCCTTCGGCATCTTCTTGCTCTTGAGCATGCTTCGCACCATGTTAAGTATGGTCCGATTCTTTCTCTctgctactccattttgttatGGCGATCTTGGCACTGTCAGTGGGCGACGGATTCCATGGTCTTCACAATATTTGTTGAACTTATTTGAAGTGAACTCTCCTCCTCGATCAGATCTCATGGCCTTGATGGAAAGACCACTTTCTTTCTCCACGAGGGCTTTGAACTTCTTAAAGTTTTCAAACACTTCTGATTTCTCCTTCAAGAAATAAACCCAGGTTTTCctggaataatcatcaataaagaggAGAAAGTACTTATTCTTACCAAATGAATTGGGTTTGATTGGTCCACAGACATCGGTGTGTATGAGCTCTAGCGGCTTTGTTGCTCTTGTTGTTGATTCCTTTGGAAAACTTTTATGAAATTGCTTCCCAATTAGACATCCTTCGCAAAGTTGGTCTGGGTGGTTGATGCTAGGCAAGCCTCTCACCATCTCCTTCTTCGCTAAACATTCTAGACCATCGAAGTTAAGGTGCCCGAACCGTAGATGCCATAGCCACGAAGAGTCGGTATAGCAAGCCTTGAGACACTTTGCCACATCATTTTGAATGTTCAAGAGGAACATTCTATTCTTTGACATAGGCACTTTAGCAATCAAGTTATGTCTACAATCTCTTAAGAAAAGATTATGTTCTTTCAAATGGATGTCATAGCCTTTCTTTAATAATTGTCCCAAgctcaaaatattattcttcatgTTAGGCACATAGTAGACATTGGATATGAATTGATGACTCCCATTCTTCAAACGTATGAGAATTTTACCTTTGCCTTTGACTGGTATCTTTGAGTCGTCTCCAAATGAGACATCACCAGTTGCCGCTTCATTGATCTCCACGAACATGCTTTGATCGCCGCACATGTGGTTGCTTGCGCTGGTGTCGAGGTaccacttgtttcttttctcttcaaatttgttttggcACGCGAGTAGCAAAGTTTCTTCTTCTCCGCCTTTTTCTTCTACAAAGTTAGCTTTCTCTTCAACCTTCTTCGAGAATCTACACTCGGATGCGTAGTGAccaatcttgttgcaattgaagCACTTGATTTTTGATTTGTCATACCTCGACCATGAATTTCCTCTTCCACGACCTCTTGTTACTTGTGGATTCCAACTTCTttctccattgttgaatttgttggaGTGGTTGTTGTAACCAcctcttccttctcctccatGTCCTCGTCCACGTCCACGATCTTGGCCGCGACCTCGTCCTCTTTGGCTCTTGTAATTTGCATAGTTTTCTTCCTTTACGTTGAGTTGTAGTAGTTGCTCCGTAGCctccttttgtttaatttttctcttttgtttttcttcgtaTGCTTGTAAAGAACCCATGAGT encodes the following:
- the LOC114409473 gene encoding dCTP pyrophosphatase 1-like codes for the protein MEYSNGFPRKRDVSLQELSKRLDEFAKVKGWDQYHSPRNLLLALVGELSEILQWKGEVAKGLPNWSSDDKEHLEEELSDVLLYLVHLADVCGLDLGQAALTKIVKNAHKYPVTSTNYTNNSTYN